One Defluviitoga tunisiensis genomic window carries:
- a CDS encoding endonuclease III domain-containing protein translates to MTKKEKLLLIYEKLYHFYGPQHWWPADNWFEVTIGAILTQNTTWKNVEKSIHNIKQNNLMNPNKLYELEKNELAKIIKSSGFYNLKSERIKNFLEWLKAYDFEYSNIREKSYTELRRELLNIKGIGKETADSILLYAFNYPVFVVDSYTKRFFNRLGFELSDNYDEIQNFFENMLEQDEKLYNEFHALIVKHSKELCKNKPICTECFLQKQCNFYIKGFGR, encoded by the coding sequence TTGACAAAAAAAGAAAAGCTGTTATTAATATATGAAAAATTGTACCACTTTTATGGTCCCCAACATTGGTGGCCTGCAGACAATTGGTTTGAAGTTACTATAGGAGCTATATTAACTCAAAATACAACCTGGAAGAATGTTGAAAAGTCTATCCATAATATCAAACAAAATAATCTAATGAATCCAAACAAATTATATGAATTAGAGAAAAATGAATTAGCTAAAATAATTAAATCATCTGGTTTTTATAACCTAAAAAGTGAAAGAATTAAAAATTTTTTGGAATGGTTAAAAGCATATGATTTTGAATATTCAAATATTAGGGAGAAAAGTTATACGGAGCTTCGTAGAGAACTGTTAAATATTAAAGGAATAGGTAAGGAAACAGCAGACTCAATTTTATTGTATGCTTTTAATTATCCAGTTTTTGTTGTAGATTCGTATACGAAAAGATTTTTTAATAGATTGGGATTTGAATTATCTGATAATTACGATGAAATACAAAATTTTTTCGAAAATATGTTAGAACAAGATGAAAAACTATATAATGAATTTCACGCCCTTATTGTTAAACATTCAAAGGAACTGTGTAAAAATAAACCTATTTGTACAGAATGTTTTTTACAGAAACAATGTAATTTTTATATAAAAGGGTTTGGGAGGTAA
- a CDS encoding 2-hydroxyacid dehydrogenase — MAKVFVTYKIPDMGLNLLKEKFEVIINPYDRLLTKDELIKAASNFDALITMLADTIDKDVLESGKDRLKIVANYAVGYNNIDFEKAKELGIYVTNTPGVLTETTADLAWALMLAISRRIVESDAFTRSGKFEGWKPELFLGNDVYGKILGIIGFGNIGQAVARRAIGFNMKVYYYQRHKVAPEIEKSLHATYLSLEEVLTKSDFISLHVPLTKETYHLIDNKRLSLIKKTAYLINTARGPVIDEKALCQKLKNNEIAGAALDVYENEPIICEDLFKLNNVILTPHIGSASYETRSKMSLMVAKDVIQSLNGEKPDHLVWEKN; from the coding sequence ATGGCAAAAGTTTTTGTGACATATAAAATACCTGATATGGGTTTAAATTTATTGAAAGAAAAATTTGAGGTTATTATTAATCCGTACGATAGATTGTTAACTAAAGATGAATTGATAAAAGCTGCTTCTAATTTTGATGCCTTAATTACAATGTTAGCAGATACTATTGACAAAGATGTATTGGAAAGTGGGAAGGATAGGTTGAAAATTGTTGCCAATTACGCTGTTGGATATAACAATATTGATTTTGAAAAGGCAAAAGAATTAGGTATATATGTAACTAATACACCCGGGGTTTTAACAGAAACTACTGCTGATTTAGCCTGGGCTTTGATGTTAGCCATATCTAGAAGAATAGTGGAATCAGATGCTTTTACTAGGTCAGGAAAATTTGAAGGTTGGAAACCTGAACTCTTTTTAGGTAATGATGTTTACGGTAAAATTCTAGGAATTATTGGTTTTGGAAATATTGGACAAGCAGTTGCAAGAAGAGCGATAGGTTTTAACATGAAAGTATATTACTATCAAAGACATAAAGTTGCACCAGAAATTGAAAAAAGTTTACACGCCACTTATTTATCGTTAGAAGAAGTTTTAACAAAATCGGATTTTATTAGTTTACATGTTCCATTAACAAAGGAAACTTATCATTTAATAGATAATAAAAGGTTATCTCTTATAAAGAAAACTGCATATTTAATTAATACAGCAAGAGGTCCTGTAATAGATGAGAAGGCATTATGCCAAAAACTTAAAAATAACGAAATTGCTGGAGCTGCTCTTGACGTTTATGAAAATGAGCCAATAATTTGCGAGGATTTGTTCAAATTGAACAATGTTATCTTAACTCCACATATTGGAAGTGCAAGTTATGAGACACGTAGTAAAATGTCATTAATGGTTGCAAAAGATGTTATTCAATCATTGAATGGAGAGAAACCAGACCATCTGGTTTGGGAGAAAAATTGA
- the lepA gene encoding translation elongation factor 4: MYDPNFIRNVAIIAHIDHGKTTLMDRILELTHSIDERNMREQFLDSMDLEREKGITIKSHPVKVFYTSKKGQDYELNILDTPGHIDFTYEVSRSLAACEGAILLVDATQGVQAQTVTNTYLALENDLEIIGAINKIDLPSANVEETLLEINDLVGIDSDSIVKISAKTGEGVSELLELIIEKVPPPTLKGSINDKLKALVFDAKYDKYRGIIVYTRVFAGTVKKEDNILFMASGKSYEVSEVGVFHPEMVEIDNLSAGEIGYIIAGIKEIQEAKVGDTITNAQDPTDKPLPGYKEVKPMVYAGLYPGLPEYYEDLRKALEKLKLNDASLVFLPENSPALGYGFRVGFLGLLHMEIVKERIQREFDLAVILTVPSVIYNAKLKNGEVIQITNPSQFPDQEYIESVYEPYCKLDIITPPEFMGDLINLAQVEKRGEFLYVSNAGKNRVVLHFEIPLAEIIFDFFDKMKALSKGYASMDYELIGYRESKLVKIEIYINKEKVDALSYIVHESKAYEIARKLVDKLKDLIPRHQFEIPIQAYCKGKIIARSTIKALRKDVLQKCYGGDVTRKMKLLEKQKEGKKRMREIGEVSIPQEAFLALLKIDEDNN, translated from the coding sequence TTGTATGACCCAAATTTTATTAGAAATGTTGCCATAATTGCACATATAGACCATGGAAAAACTACTCTTATGGATAGAATTTTAGAGCTAACTCATTCTATTGATGAAAGAAATATGAGAGAGCAATTTTTGGATTCGATGGATTTAGAAAGAGAAAAAGGAATTACTATAAAATCCCACCCAGTAAAGGTTTTTTACACATCAAAAAAAGGACAAGATTATGAATTAAATATATTAGATACCCCTGGACATATTGATTTTACTTATGAAGTTTCTAGAAGCTTAGCCGCTTGTGAAGGAGCAATATTGTTAGTAGACGCCACACAAGGAGTGCAAGCTCAAACGGTAACTAATACATATTTAGCTTTGGAAAATGATTTAGAGATTATTGGTGCAATTAATAAGATTGATCTTCCAAGTGCGAATGTTGAAGAAACATTGCTAGAAATAAATGACTTAGTTGGTATTGATTCTGATTCAATAGTAAAAATTAGTGCTAAAACAGGTGAAGGCGTATCTGAACTTTTAGAATTAATAATTGAAAAAGTTCCACCCCCAACATTAAAGGGCTCTATAAATGACAAATTAAAAGCTCTCGTGTTTGATGCAAAATACGATAAATATAGAGGAATCATTGTCTATACCAGAGTATTTGCTGGAACAGTAAAAAAAGAAGATAATATATTGTTCATGGCAAGTGGTAAATCTTACGAAGTAAGTGAAGTTGGTGTATTTCACCCGGAAATGGTTGAAATAGACAATTTATCTGCAGGAGAAATAGGATACATAATAGCAGGAATCAAAGAAATTCAGGAAGCAAAAGTAGGTGACACGATCACAAATGCTCAAGATCCTACTGATAAACCTTTACCTGGATATAAAGAAGTTAAACCTATGGTTTATGCTGGACTTTATCCTGGCTTACCAGAATACTATGAGGACTTAAGAAAAGCCCTTGAAAAATTAAAATTAAACGATGCTTCACTTGTTTTTTTACCTGAGAATTCTCCCGCACTTGGCTATGGTTTTAGGGTAGGATTTTTAGGCCTTTTACATATGGAAATTGTTAAAGAAAGAATTCAAAGGGAGTTTGATCTTGCAGTTATTCTCACAGTTCCAAGCGTTATTTACAATGCTAAATTAAAAAATGGTGAAGTGATTCAAATAACTAATCCTTCGCAATTTCCTGACCAAGAATATATTGAGTCTGTATATGAACCATATTGTAAACTTGATATAATAACTCCTCCTGAATTTATGGGTGACTTAATAAACTTAGCTCAAGTTGAAAAGCGTGGTGAATTTTTATATGTTTCAAATGCTGGGAAGAACAGAGTTGTGCTTCATTTTGAGATTCCGTTAGCAGAAATAATTTTTGATTTTTTTGATAAAATGAAAGCATTAAGTAAAGGATATGCTTCAATGGATTATGAATTAATTGGTTATAGAGAATCAAAATTGGTAAAAATAGAAATTTATATAAATAAAGAAAAAGTCGATGCCTTGTCTTATATTGTACATGAATCAAAGGCATACGAAATTGCAAGAAAATTAGTTGACAAACTTAAAGATTTAATACCTAGACACCAATTTGAAATTCCTATTCAAGCATATTGCAAAGGTAAAATTATTGCAAGATCAACAATAAAAGCCTTAAGAAAAGATGTACTTCAAAAATGTTATGGTGGAGATGTTACAAGAAAGATGAAACTTTTAGAAAAACAAAAAGAAGGCAAAAAACGTATGAGAGAAATTGGAGAAGTAAGCATCCCACAAGAAGCTTTTTTGGCATTGCTTAAAATTGATGAAGACAATAATTAA
- the uvrB gene encoding excinuclease ABC subunit UvrB produces MFKLLSEYDPQGDQPKAIDDLVQGIEKSYRFQTLLGVTGSGKTFTMANVIAKINRPTLVLSPNKILAVQLYNEFKEFFPENKVEFFVSYYDYYQPEAYIPSRDIYIEKNADINDVLVKMRLSTLKSVLTRRDVIVVSSVSAIYASGNPDDFSNINLYLRVGESYPRRNILLKLGKMQYTRQEKDFIGGTFRWKGEFLEIFPPYEDFGIRITFFDDEVERIEAFDVFNRTIIEEFDKIVIYPAKEFVTSDEKILSAISEIEKELIKQIDYFKREGKLLEAQRIEQRTRQDIEFLQTLGYCKGIENYSRFFDGRQPGDSPWTLLDYFDDDFVTFIDESHIAVPQLRAMFRGDYARKKNLVDYGFRLPAALDNRPLRFDEFLDKTNQIIFVSATPGPFEMEISEQVVEQIIRPTGLIDPEVVVKPTEGQVDDFISEVNNVVEKGERALAVVLTKKDAEILSDHLNLLGIKSLYLHSELDTIERAEVVKKLRNGEIDVVVGVNLLREGLDLPEVSLVAVMDADREGFLRSETTLIQTIGRAARNINGKVLLYADRITEAMKTAISETNRRRKIQMKYNQDNNITPKSIIKKLPEDIFAPFKESEIKEDDFIFAVEENISPQDYLALLEEKMYEAASELRYEDAARYRDEIKRITRKYNIQQS; encoded by the coding sequence ATGTTTAAACTACTTTCTGAATATGATCCTCAGGGAGACCAACCGAAAGCAATTGATGATTTGGTTCAAGGGATAGAAAAAAGTTATAGATTTCAAACTCTTTTGGGCGTTACGGGCTCAGGAAAGACATTCACTATGGCAAACGTTATTGCTAAAATAAACAGACCGACTCTAGTTTTGTCTCCAAATAAAATATTAGCAGTTCAGTTATATAACGAATTTAAAGAGTTTTTTCCTGAAAATAAGGTTGAATTTTTTGTGAGTTACTACGATTATTATCAGCCAGAGGCTTACATACCTTCAAGAGATATCTACATAGAAAAAAATGCTGATATTAATGATGTATTAGTAAAAATGCGTCTCTCAACCTTGAAATCTGTTTTAACTCGGAGAGATGTAATAGTAGTTTCTAGTGTATCAGCTATATATGCTTCTGGGAATCCCGATGATTTTTCTAATATCAACTTATATTTGAGAGTGGGAGAAAGTTATCCTCGAAGAAACATTTTATTAAAGTTAGGAAAAATGCAATACACACGTCAAGAGAAAGATTTTATTGGCGGAACTTTTAGATGGAAAGGTGAATTTTTAGAGATTTTTCCACCTTACGAAGACTTTGGCATAAGGATTACTTTTTTTGACGATGAAGTTGAACGTATTGAGGCTTTTGACGTTTTTAATAGAACAATTATCGAGGAATTCGACAAAATTGTGATATACCCTGCAAAAGAATTTGTAACTAGTGATGAAAAAATTTTATCAGCAATAAGTGAGATTGAAAAAGAGTTGATTAAACAGATAGATTATTTTAAGAGGGAAGGAAAGCTTCTTGAGGCTCAAAGAATAGAACAACGAACCAGGCAAGATATTGAATTTCTCCAGACTTTGGGTTATTGTAAAGGAATAGAAAATTATTCAAGATTTTTTGATGGAAGACAGCCTGGGGATTCTCCATGGACTCTTTTAGATTATTTTGATGATGATTTTGTAACTTTTATAGATGAATCTCATATAGCAGTTCCTCAATTACGAGCTATGTTTCGAGGAGATTATGCTAGAAAAAAGAATTTAGTAGATTATGGTTTTAGATTACCTGCAGCTTTAGATAATCGTCCATTGCGCTTTGATGAGTTTTTAGATAAAACCAATCAAATTATTTTTGTTTCAGCAACTCCAGGACCGTTTGAAATGGAGATATCAGAGCAAGTTGTTGAACAAATCATTAGACCAACTGGTTTGATTGATCCTGAAGTTGTTGTAAAACCAACTGAGGGTCAAGTTGATGATTTTATTTCCGAAGTTAATAATGTAGTAGAAAAAGGGGAGAGGGCTCTTGCTGTCGTTTTAACTAAAAAGGATGCAGAAATTTTATCTGACCATCTAAATTTGTTAGGTATAAAGTCATTATATCTTCATTCTGAGTTAGATACTATAGAAAGAGCCGAGGTAGTTAAAAAATTAAGAAACGGCGAAATAGATGTGGTTGTAGGAGTTAATTTATTGAGAGAAGGGTTAGATTTACCCGAGGTTTCGTTAGTTGCAGTAATGGATGCGGATAGAGAAGGTTTTTTACGTTCTGAGACTACACTTATTCAAACAATTGGAAGGGCTGCACGTAACATAAATGGAAAGGTTCTATTGTATGCTGATAGAATAACAGAAGCAATGAAAACTGCTATTTCTGAGACAAATAGAAGAAGAAAAATTCAAATGAAATATAATCAAGATAATAATATTACTCCAAAAAGTATAATAAAAAAATTGCCTGAAGACATTTTTGCTCCATTTAAAGAATCAGAAATTAAAGAAGATGACTTCATCTTTGCTGTGGAAGAAAACATTTCTCCTCAGGACTATTTAGCTCTTTTAGAGGAAAAGATGTATGAAGCTGCTTCGGAACTGAGATATGAAGATGCTGCAAGATATAGGGATGAAATAAAAAGAATAACAAGAAAGTATAATATTCAACAAAGTTAA
- a CDS encoding ATP-binding cassette domain-containing protein has translation MSIKLENVSYTYGLNTPFEKEALFEINLEINKGDIWLIVGHTGSGKTTLISLINGLLLPQKGDVKVEGMSTKNRKVNIKDVRKKIGIVFQYAESQFFLPTVKEEILFGPNNFGIELTDEQIKYYLDLVNLPIDYLDKNPFELSGGEMRKVAIISILSYNPDYIIFDEPTVGLDFNTKQSIFSLIRNLQDLGKTIIVSTHWINEFSNFKPKVLLLKEGRELFKGEFDDFIQMDEQLLFDAGIILDEKLQLYKCALKKGQKELAEKISNL, from the coding sequence ATGTCAATAAAACTAGAGAATGTTTCATATACATATGGATTGAATACCCCTTTTGAAAAAGAGGCCTTATTTGAAATTAATTTGGAAATAAACAAAGGTGATATATGGCTAATAGTAGGTCATACTGGATCTGGTAAAACTACCCTTATTAGTTTAATAAATGGATTACTTTTACCTCAAAAAGGGGATGTAAAAGTAGAAGGAATGTCAACAAAAAACAGGAAAGTTAATATTAAGGACGTAAGGAAAAAGATAGGGATAGTCTTTCAATATGCAGAATCCCAATTTTTTTTACCGACCGTAAAAGAAGAAATTTTATTTGGTCCGAACAATTTTGGGATCGAATTAACAGACGAGCAAATAAAATATTATTTAGATTTAGTTAATCTTCCAATAGATTATCTAGATAAAAATCCTTTTGAATTATCTGGCGGAGAGATGAGAAAAGTTGCCATTATTTCTATTCTTTCATACAATCCTGATTATATAATTTTTGATGAACCTACTGTAGGACTCGACTTTAACACCAAACAATCTATATTTTCTTTAATTAGGAATTTACAAGATTTAGGTAAAACAATAATTGTCTCTACTCATTGGATAAATGAATTTTCCAATTTTAAACCAAAGGTTCTGTTATTAAAAGAAGGTCGCGAATTGTTTAAGGGTGAGTTTGATGATTTTATTCAGATGGATGAACAATTATTATTTGATGCTGGTATAATATTGGATGAAAAGCTTCAACTTTATAAATGCGCTTTAAAAAAGGGACAAAAAGAGCTAGCAGAGAAGATATCCAATTTATAG
- a CDS encoding energy-coupling factor ABC transporter ATP-binding protein: MFFGCENLSFKYGNVEVLKNVNLEIEKGEFIGLVGYNGSGKSTLLKVMSGILQPYSGNVYFKDKTLDEKNRIKIGYIFQNPENQIIGVTVEEDVAFGLENIGVPREEMIDRINWALSIVNLKGLEHADPNTLSGGQKQRLAIASILVMEPEVILMDEPTSMLDPKGRNEIYNVIKKLIKMGETIIIASHQPSDLEEVNRIIALDKGEIIFDGLKDEFYSKNIIDVELPFKTKLEKELHFRFQKLVDELCQ; encoded by the coding sequence ATGTTTTTTGGTTGTGAAAATCTATCCTTTAAATATGGGAACGTTGAAGTCTTAAAAAATGTGAATCTTGAAATAGAAAAAGGTGAATTCATAGGGTTAGTTGGATATAATGGAAGTGGAAAGTCAACTTTACTTAAAGTTATGTCTGGAATATTGCAACCTTATTCTGGAAACGTTTATTTTAAAGATAAAACGCTAGATGAGAAAAATAGGATCAAAATAGGATATATTTTTCAGAATCCTGAAAATCAAATTATAGGAGTTACTGTTGAAGAGGACGTGGCATTTGGTTTAGAAAACATTGGAGTACCCCGCGAAGAAATGATTGATAGAATAAATTGGGCTTTATCGATAGTAAATTTAAAGGGTCTGGAACATGCTGATCCAAACACTCTTTCTGGGGGACAAAAGCAAAGGCTTGCAATTGCTTCGATTCTAGTTATGGAGCCAGAGGTGATTTTAATGGACGAGCCCACTTCAATGCTTGATCCTAAGGGTAGGAACGAAATTTATAATGTGATAAAAAAATTAATAAAGATGGGAGAGACAATAATAATAGCCTCTCACCAACCATCCGATTTAGAAGAAGTAAATAGGATTATAGCTTTGGATAAGGGTGAAATAATCTTTGATGGATTAAAAGATGAATTTTATTCAAAAAATATAATCGATGTAGAATTGCCTTTTAAAACTAAGCTCGAGAAAGAATTGCACTTTAGATTTCAGAAGTTGGTTGATGAATTATGTCAATAA
- a CDS encoding class I SAM-dependent methyltransferase yields MKASTSQFEHYYSENPTSDLRVKEHILKLKNAHQYKFKAPSGVYGKKRIDRASILLIENVKLTNEKVLDIGCGYGVIGITLKKEYPNITLFMSDINSRAVEYSKINAKDNNAQAIVKQGHLFEPWEGELFDVIVCNPPIVAGKAVLHELVKQAKNFLVSGGKFYIVAYHNKGGSSLENYMKEVFGNVIQVTKSGGFRVYLSMKRG; encoded by the coding sequence ATTAAAGCTTCTACTTCGCAGTTTGAACATTATTATAGTGAAAATCCGACATCAGATTTGCGTGTTAAGGAACACATTTTAAAATTAAAGAATGCACATCAGTATAAGTTTAAAGCTCCTTCTGGTGTATATGGAAAGAAAAGAATTGATAGAGCATCTATTTTACTCATCGAAAATGTCAAATTAACAAATGAAAAAGTATTAGATATTGGTTGTGGATATGGAGTTATAGGAATAACTTTGAAAAAAGAGTATCCGAATATTACTCTTTTCATGAGTGACATTAATTCTAGAGCAGTAGAATATTCAAAAATAAATGCAAAAGATAATAATGCTCAAGCTATAGTAAAACAAGGACATTTATTTGAACCGTGGGAAGGAGAACTTTTTGATGTCATTGTTTGCAATCCACCAATTGTGGCAGGTAAAGCAGTGTTACATGAGTTAGTTAAGCAAGCAAAGAATTTCTTGGTTTCAGGTGGGAAATTTTATATAGTTGCATACCATAATAAAGGTGGAAGTAGTTTAGAAAATTATATGAAAGAAGTTTTTGGGAATGTAATTCAAGTTACAAAGTCTGGAGGTTTTAGAGTATATCTTTCTATGAAGAGGGGATAA
- a CDS encoding nitroreductase family protein, whose protein sequence is MEILKEILNRRSIRKFQDKQVEDDVIKKILHAAMQAPSANNEQPWEFIVVKNKDTLLKMTEIHPYAKMLKEAAIAIIVCGDLKKEISKGRWVQDCSAATENLLLEVVHQGLGAVWVGVHPNKEREEPLKRLFNLPDNIIPLCIIPIGYPAEEKEYENRFKEERIHFEKW, encoded by the coding sequence ATGGAAATCTTAAAAGAAATTTTAAATCGAAGAAGTATAAGAAAATTTCAGGACAAACAAGTTGAGGATGATGTAATAAAGAAAATTTTACACGCGGCTATGCAGGCTCCTTCTGCAAATAACGAGCAACCTTGGGAATTCATAGTTGTAAAGAATAAAGACACATTGCTAAAGATGACAGAAATTCATCCTTATGCTAAAATGCTAAAAGAGGCAGCAATAGCCATCATAGTTTGTGGAGACTTAAAAAAAGAAATATCAAAGGGTAGATGGGTACAAGATTGTAGCGCAGCTACTGAAAACCTTTTGCTTGAAGTTGTACATCAGGGTTTGGGAGCAGTATGGGTAGGGGTACATCCTAATAAAGAAAGAGAAGAACCCTTGAAAAGGTTATTCAATTTACCTGATAATATTATACCTTTGTGCATAATTCCAATAGGATATCCAGCTGAAGAAAAAGAATATGAAAATAGGTTCAAGGAAGAAAGAATTCACTTTGAAAAGTGGTAA
- a CDS encoding aldo/keto reductase — MSSINDTTELSNKIRMPWLGYGTYKASGKELIEGVQFALSIGYRLIDTAEMYDNEEEIGKAIKKSGIPRNEIFITSKVWNTNQGYENTLKSFNNSLKRLNIDYLDLYLIHWPVSGKYIETWKALEKLYRDGKVRAIGVSNFLIHHLQNIMDKCEIVPMVNQIEFHPHLVQKDLLNFCKINKIQVEAWSPLMRGRINDIPEIVNIAKKYNKTPAQIVLRWDLQHEVVTIPKSVHKERIKENANIFDFELSEIDMKIIDGLDQNKRYGADPDDF; from the coding sequence ATTTCAAGCATCAATGATACTACAGAATTGTCTAACAAAATACGTATGCCTTGGCTTGGTTATGGAACTTACAAGGCTTCAGGAAAAGAATTAATTGAAGGTGTACAATTTGCGTTAAGTATAGGTTATAGATTAATTGATACTGCTGAAATGTATGATAATGAAGAAGAAATAGGTAAGGCTATTAAAAAAAGCGGAATTCCTCGAAATGAAATTTTTATAACATCTAAGGTATGGAATACAAATCAAGGATATGAAAATACTCTGAAAAGTTTTAACAATTCTCTAAAAAGATTGAATATAGATTATTTAGACTTGTATTTAATTCATTGGCCAGTAAGTGGAAAATATATAGAAACTTGGAAAGCCTTGGAAAAATTATATAGGGATGGTAAGGTTCGAGCGATAGGGGTAAGCAATTTCTTAATCCATCATTTACAAAATATCATGGATAAGTGTGAAATAGTACCTATGGTCAATCAGATTGAGTTTCACCCTCATTTGGTACAGAAAGATCTACTAAATTTTTGTAAGATTAATAAAATTCAGGTTGAGGCTTGGAGTCCTTTAATGAGGGGAAGAATTAATGATATTCCTGAAATTGTTAATATTGCTAAAAAGTATAATAAAACACCTGCACAAATTGTGCTCCGTTGGGATTTGCAACATGAAGTAGTAACTATACCAAAGTCAGTGCATAAAGAAAGAATCAAAGAAAATGCAAATATTTTTGATTTCGAGTTAAGTGAGATAGATATGAAAATAATAGATGGTTTAGATCAAAACAAAAGGTATGGAGCTGACCCAGACGATTTTTAG
- a CDS encoding thymidine kinase → MNSGSLVVIVGPMYSGKTSELISFIEIYTLGKKKIKVFKPKIDYRYNNTQIVSHSKSAVDAIAITKPKEILTYLQGNENAVFIDEVQFLDETLREVVLQMIESGIDVYCAGLDLSFKANPFIVTALLMAHADNIIKKKAVCHECGEYRGTLTYKFVGNGDEIDIGGFDKYIAVCRDCYLKLKQKNE, encoded by the coding sequence ATGAATTCAGGCAGCTTAGTTGTTATAGTAGGACCTATGTATTCAGGAAAAACTTCCGAATTAATTTCTTTTATTGAAATATATACTTTGGGAAAGAAAAAAATAAAAGTTTTCAAACCTAAGATAGATTATAGATATAATAATACTCAAATAGTTTCTCATTCAAAATCGGCGGTTGATGCTATAGCAATAACTAAACCAAAAGAAATTTTAACTTATCTCCAAGGAAATGAAAACGCAGTTTTTATTGATGAAGTTCAATTTTTAGATGAAACTTTAAGAGAAGTAGTTCTTCAAATGATAGAATCTGGAATAGATGTTTATTGTGCGGGATTAGATTTAAGTTTTAAGGCTAATCCATTTATTGTTACGGCTCTTCTTATGGCTCATGCAGACAATATAATAAAAAAGAAGGCAGTTTGTCATGAATGTGGAGAATACAGAGGAACGTTGACATACAAGTTTGTTGGAAATGGTGATGAGATAGATATAGGAGGTTTTGATAAATATATTGCTGTGTGTAGAGATTGTTATCTAAAATTAAAGCAAAAAAATGAATGA
- a CDS encoding dipeptidase — MNYFSDITNEILNESIVIDGHFDLLMDLSRQRKLGFCKVMESDHLENFKKGGLTCVVSSIFIENCLIPELSLRESLDQISSFYQEISESKDNFIFCKTYDDVYKAKKEDKIGVFLSFEGVEPLYNDLYLLEIFYELGVRFVGLTWSRRNYAGDGSRFSEPDTNRYLNGLSDFGVELVKKSQKMNMIIDVSHLNDKGFWDVIKLTTKPIIASHSNCRSIVNIERNLTDEQIKAIARTEGVIGINALNKFASSTPEKADVNDLVNNIDYIVNLVGIEYVGLGFDFCGHLKKYDPPIVTENRLSNSFEILENQSNIPLLVEALLERGYRKEDIKKVLGDNFLRVYKKVFNK, encoded by the coding sequence ATGAATTATTTTAGTGATATAACAAATGAAATTCTTAACGAAAGTATTGTAATAGACGGTCATTTTGATTTATTGATGGATTTATCTCGTCAACGAAAATTAGGATTTTGTAAGGTAATGGAAAGCGACCATTTGGAGAATTTTAAAAAAGGTGGCTTAACCTGTGTAGTATCTTCTATATTTATTGAAAACTGTTTGATACCAGAGTTATCATTAAGAGAATCTTTAGATCAGATTAGTTCTTTTTACCAAGAGATTTCTGAATCAAAAGATAATTTTATTTTCTGTAAAACTTATGATGATGTATATAAGGCAAAAAAAGAAGATAAAATTGGGGTATTTTTATCGTTTGAGGGTGTAGAACCTTTGTATAACGATTTATATTTACTAGAGATTTTTTATGAATTGGGTGTTCGATTTGTAGGACTTACTTGGAGTAGGAGAAATTATGCAGGCGATGGAAGTAGATTTTCTGAACCTGACACTAACAGATATTTGAACGGATTATCAGATTTTGGGGTTGAATTAGTTAAAAAGTCGCAAAAAATGAATATGATTATAGATGTTAGTCATCTCAACGATAAAGGATTCTGGGATGTTATTAAATTAACCACCAAACCTATTATTGCTTCACATTCAAATTGCAGAAGTATTGTTAACATAGAAAGAAATTTGACGGATGAACAAATTAAAGCTATAGCTAGGACTGAAGGTGTAATTGGTATAAATGCTTTAAACAAATTTGCTTCCTCTACACCAGAAAAAGCCGACGTTAATGATTTGGTAAACAACATTGACTACATAGTCAATCTAGTAGGAATTGAATATGTTGGCTTAGGATTTGACTTTTGCGGACACTTAAAAAAATATGATCCACCTATAGTTACAGAAAATCGTTTATCAAATTCTTTTGAGATTTTGGAAAATCAATCAAATATCCCATTGCTTGTAGAAGCACTTTTAGAAAGAGGATATCGTAAAGAAGATATAAAAAAAGTTTTGGGAGATAATTTTTTGAGGGTTTATAAGAAAGTTTTTAACAAATAA